From Puntigrus tetrazona isolate hp1 chromosome 8, ASM1883169v1, whole genome shotgun sequence, the proteins below share one genomic window:
- the mapkapk2b gene encoding MAP kinase-activated protein kinase 2b produces the protein MLDETENKNDSVLSNEHQESQHQINILPPESMLKSTLKIKKKVITEEYKLAGQVLGIGINGKVWEIFQKKSGKNYALKMLRDTPKARREVELHCRASICPLIVGIEDVFENYYQGKKCLLLIMECMEGGELFRHIKEHGDQAFTEREASEIMRNIGEAVEFLHGINIAHRDLKPENLLYSSKQPDAQLKLTDFGFAKETTSNKCLATPCYTPYYVAPEVFGPEKYDKSCDMWSLGVIMYILLCGYPPFYSNHGLPLSPGMKKRIRNGQYEFPNPEWSQVSEEAKQLICQLLKTDPTERMTITQFMNHSWINMSMNVPPTHLHTSRVLKEESHVWDKVKEEMTNALATLRVDYEQIKIKPIKDASNPLLLKRRKKMAAAMEEAQGP, from the exons ATGTTAGAtgagacagaaaataaaaatgattcagtgCTTTCCAATGAGCATCAAGAAAGTCAGCATCAGATTAACATTTTGCCTCCAGAGTCGATGCTGAAATCCACACTGAAGATAAAGAAGAAAGTAATAACAGAGGAGTATAAGCTTGCAGGACAAGTTCTTGGGATAGGAATCAACGGCAAGGTCTGGGAAATATTCCAGAAGAAAAGTGGCAAAAACTACGCACTAAag ATGTTGCGGGACACTCCTAAGGCTCGAAGGGAAGTGGAGCTTCACTGCAGGGCGTCCATCTGCCCCCTTATTGTAGGAATTGAAGATGTCTTTGAGAATTACTACCAAGGCAAAAAGTGCTTGCTTCTCATCATGGAGTG TATGGAGGGGGGAGAACTCTTTCGACACATTAAGGAACATGGTGATCAAGCTTTCACTGAAAGAG AAGCCTCAGAAATTATGAGAAATATAGGAGAAGCCGTGGAGTTTCTGCATGGTATTAACATTGCTCACAGAGACCTCaag CCAGAGAATCTACTGTACTCTTCAAAGCAACCGGATGCCCAGCTCAAGCTTACAGACTTCGGATTCGCCAAAGAGACCACATCCAACAAATGCTTGGCCACCCCGTGCTATACACCTTATTATGTGG CCCCCGAGGTGTTCGGTCCAGAGAAATACGATAAGTCATGTGACATGTGGTCATTAGGAGTCATCATGTACATCCT GTTATGCGGGTATCCACCATTTTACTCAAACCACGGCTTACCGCTCTCACCGGGAATGAAAAAACGCATTCGAAACGGCCAGTATGAATTTCCCAACCCCGAATGGTCACAGGTGTCGGAGGAAG CAAAGCAGCTCATTTGCCAGCTACTGAAAACAGACCCTACGGAGAGAATGACCATCACACAGTTCATGAACCATTCTTGGATCAAT ATGTCGATGAATGTTCCTCCAACACATCTACACACAAGTCGAGTTCTTAAGGAAGAGAGTCACGTCTGGGATAAAGTCAAG GAAGAGATGACTAACGCCTTAGCAACATTAAGAGTGGACTATGAACAAATAAAGATCAAACCGATCAAGGATGCGTCCAATCCTCTTCTtctgaaaagaagaaagaaaatggcCGCTGCAATGGAAGAAGCACAAGGACCGTGA
- the eif2d gene encoding eukaryotic translation initiation factor 2D yields MFAKAFRVKSNTVIKGSDRRKLRADISATFPSLPAEELNELIPNKEELNIVKIYAHKGDAVTLYVLHKNPIFFQLDKQLFPTVYTLWRYPTMLPALVTWPPVLQKLAGGADLMLPGVVVAAEGLPEVDQGDCCAVTLVASRAPVSVGTAAVSSAEMRNSGMKGKGVNILHTYMDQLWAFGDKSHPPVIPVTNSPSEAEGEPGGEECEDEEQEVEDGSHPAPVETSRQSMQELRLDEDELLDEEEPLEDKEGENTDGEDGDPRSPQEQMNELLLQCFLHALKSKVKKSELPLLTSTFQRNHMMSCCPKGKYLDIKKSRYKKLSKFLQCMQKDHSLIQVKELSKGVESIVEVDWRNPELCSFRIPADFEPEKESEEEGGSSEVPYQPPEITPLYGVTARLEPLFQDAQKKKGTPLKANEVRNIITEYVKKNELVHETNKNYVNINPTLCDCLLEKSEYQEVEKLKWDDLFSRTLSRMQACHELLFPGQPPVVKKGQMEPIDITVASRGSNKKVTMIKNLEAFGLDPAVVADTLQHQVQASCVLQDSPGAKNRVLVQIQGNQVQQVGKLLLDRYQIPRKYVQGLDKASKPGKKK; encoded by the exons ATGTTTGCAAAAGCGTTTCGTGTGAAATCTAACACCGTTATCAAAGGATCTGACAG GAGGAAGCTGAGAGCGGACATCTCTGCCACTTTCCCTTCTCTCCCAGCTGAGGAACTAAATGAGCTGAtcccaaataaagaagagctgAACATTGTGAAGATTTACGCACACAAGGGAGATGCGGTCACTCTGTACGTTCTCCATAAAAATCCCATATTCTTTCAGCTGGACAAGCAGCTGTTTCCAACAG TGTACACACTGTGGCGGTATCCCACCATGTTGCCGGCACTGGTCACGTGGCCTCCGGTCCTGCAGAAGTTAGCTGGTGGAGCAG ACCTCATGTTGCCTGGTGTGGTGGTGGCTGCTGAGGGTCTTCCTGAGGTAGATCAAGGAGACTGCTGCGCCGTCACGCTTGTGGCGAGCAG GGCCCCAGTGTCTGTTGGCACAGCAGCTGTGTCGAGCGCTGAGATGAGGAACAGCGGCATGAAGGGGAAAGGAGtgaatattttacacacatacatggaCCAGCTGTG GGCGTTTGGTGACAAGTCACATCCTCCTGTCATACCGGTCACAAACTCTCCATCGGAGGCGGAGGGGGAACCGGGGGGAGAGGAGTGCGAGGATGAAGAGCAGGAGGTGGAGGACGGCTCCCATCCGGCTCCAGTGGAAACATCTCGTCAGAGCATGCAGGAGCTGAGGCTGGATGAAGACGAGCTGTTGGACGAGGAGGAACCGCTTGAGGATAAAGAGGGAGAAAACACAGATGGAGAAGACGGAGACCCTAGATCCCCACAGG AGCAGATGAACGAGTTACTGCTGCAGTGTTTCCTTCACGCGCTTAAGAGTAAAGTCAAAAAGTCAGAGCTGCCACTTCTGACCAGCACCTTCCAGCGCAACCACATGATGTCCTGCTG TCCGAAAGGAAAGTACTTGGATATCAAGAAGTCCCGTTACAAAAAG CTTTCTAAGTTCCTGCAGTGCATGCAGAAAGATCACAGTCTGATTCAGGTGAAGGAGCTGAGTAAAGGTGTGGAGAGCATTGTGGAAGTTGACTGGAGAAACCCTGA GTTATGTTCTTTCAGGATACCGGCGGACTTTGAGCCGGAGAAAGAGTCCGAGGAGGAGGGTGGATCTTCTGAGGTGCCGTACCAGCCCCCTGAAATCACACCACTGTATGGGGTCACCGCACGCCTGGAGCCTCTCTTTCAGGACGCCCAGAAAAA GAAGGGGACTCCTCTAAAGGCCAACGAAGTGAGGAATATCATCACAGAATATGTGAAGAAAAACGAACTTGTCCATGAAACCAATAAAAA TTATGTCAACATTAACCCTACACTTTGCGACTGTTTGCTGGAGAAGTCTGAATACCAGGAAGTAGAGAAGCTGAAATGGGACGACCTCTTTAGCAG GACTCTCAGCAGAATGCAGGCCTGCCATGAGCTGCTGTTTCCAGGTCAGCCTCCCGTGGTTAAGAAAGGACAGATGGAGCCTATAGACATTACGGTTGCCTCCAGGGGCTCCAATAAGAAG gttacaATGATTAAGAATCTGGAGGCGTTTGGGTTGGATCCAGCTGTGGTAGCAGACACTCTGCAGCATCAGGTTCAGGCCAGCTGTGTCCTCCAGGATTCCCCAGGAGCCAAAAACAGAGTCCTGGTTCAGATCCAGGGAAACCAGGTTCAACAAGTTGGCAAACTGCTGCTAG ATCGGTATCAGATTCCACGGAAATATGTGCAAGGTCTGGACAAAGCGTCCAAACCAGGCAAGAAGAAATAG
- the fmodb gene encoding fibromodulin, whose protein sequence is MKGWILLLLVAKLVNLSMTHPTNSLTWLSYLRNRAYSHGYGRSHNNIHASLRAEDVDEPPAPDCPLECDCPPSYPSAMYCNNRKLQHVPFVPSHIKYVYLQNNQITTIKNGVFDNAPDLAWISLHTNKLNSDKIGDKVFAKLPNLERLFLHNNNLSRVPQDLPRSLRYVYMNHNNISKVPVQSFRGMRNLTALHLQVNAIEDLGNALEGLHSLTLLDLRVNRLKKIPESLPPKLSQLYLEYNRISSVPADFLSQRPELRFIRLSHNQLTNGGIPANAFNVSTLVELDLSFNKLERIPTISTSLENLYLQANKIKEFSVSSFCRVVDTNNYSNLRVLRLEANEIKAQDIPTEAVLCLRLATNIDL, encoded by the exons ATGAAAGGCTGGATTTTACTTCTGTTGGTGGCAAAGCTTGTTAATTTGTCTATGACACATCCGACCAACTCGTTGACCTGGCTAAGTTATCTGCGCAACCGAGCCTACAGTCACGGTTATGGCCGCAGTCACAATAACATCCACGCCTCTCTAAGAGCAGAGGATGTGGATGAGCCTCCTGCACCGGACTGTCCTTTGGAGTGCGACTGCCCTCCTTCCTACCCCAGTGCGATGTACTGCAACAACCGCAAACTGCAGCACGTCCCGTTTGTCCCATCTCACATCAAGTATGTATACCTGCAAAACAACCAGATCACGACCATCAAAAATGGAGTCTTCGATAATGCTCCAGATTTAGCTTGGATCAGCCTACACACAAATAAACTGAACTCTGACAAGATTGGTGACAAAGTCTTCGCCAAACTACCAAACCTCGAGCGCCTCTTTTTACACAACAACAACCTGAGTCGGGTTCCACAGGATTTACCACGTTCCCTACGATATGTATACATGAATCATAACAATATCTCAAAGGTGCCGGTCCAATCTTTCCGTGGAATGAGAAACCTGACCGCCCTGCACCTTCAAGTGAACGCCATTGAAGACCTCGGCAATGCACTTGAGGGTCTGCATTCCTTGACCCTGTTAGACTTACGAGTAAACCGACTGAAGAAGATCCCCGAAAGCCTGCCGCCAAAGCTGAGCCAGCTCTACCTCGAGTACAACCGCATATCCAGCGTTCCTGCTGATTTTCTGAGCCAGCGGCCTGAGCTGCGCTTCATACGTCTGTCCCACAACCAGCTGACCAACGGGGGGATTCCAGCCAACGCTTTCAATGTCAGCACTCTCGTAGAGCTCGATTTATCCTTTAACAAGCTGGAAAGGATTCCCACTATTAGCACCAGTCTGGAGAATCTCTATCTGCAGGCCAACAAGATCAAAG aattctcaGTGAGCAGCTTCTGCAGAGTTGTGGATACAAACAATTACTCTAATCTGCGTGTACTGCGCTTGGA